In one window of Streptomyces roseofulvus DNA:
- a CDS encoding ATP-binding protein, translated as MAGLESREQPRQGGVPAARWTPTLEDEEALVAMAEWGNPAEGDVRLPSRPESARTARRMTQYVVLRQWGLGPTLAEHAVLLVSELVGNAVRHTGARVFALRAQRRPGRIRIEVRDPSRGLPCLMPVAELDVSGRGLFLVDKLSDRWGVDLGPRGKTTWFEMRVSDR; from the coding sequence ATGGCGGGCCTGGAGAGCAGGGAACAACCGCGGCAGGGCGGTGTGCCCGCCGCACGGTGGACACCGACCCTGGAGGACGAAGAGGCCCTCGTGGCGATGGCGGAGTGGGGCAACCCGGCGGAGGGCGACGTGCGTCTGCCGTCGCGGCCGGAGTCCGCCAGGACCGCCCGCCGGATGACCCAGTACGTGGTGCTCCGGCAGTGGGGGCTCGGTCCGACCCTCGCCGAGCACGCGGTCCTGCTCGTCTCGGAGCTGGTGGGGAACGCGGTCCGGCACACCGGTGCCCGGGTCTTCGCGCTGCGCGCCCAGCGGCGCCCGGGGCGGATCCGGATCGAGGTGCGGGACCCGTCCCGCGGACTGCCCTGTCTGATGCCGGTCGCCGAGCTCGACGTGAGCGGCCGGGGCCTCTTCCTGGTCGACAAGCTCTCCGACCGGTGGGGCGTGGACCTGGGGCCGCGCGGCAAGACCACCTGGTTCGAGATGAGGGTCAGCGACCGCTGA
- a CDS encoding GNAT family N-acetyltransferase, with product MSGDVTRILAAAARGEFPPMDGGTTVVPQPDRRDAGVLAFTAHSVVFADVDPAWVRAELAATGSDPLAASMNPGFLVRLMTRTGRRMNTVDLLTVADALPGPPPLELREIEDPEHPRVARALKYRDDVRVWAADGGVLILGRGVAGRWEAAVEVDEAVRHRGLGRALATAARHLTPGGVVWAQQSPGNARSVRTFQAAGYRPVASEALLTAA from the coding sequence ATGAGCGGTGACGTGACACGGATACTGGCGGCGGCGGCGCGCGGGGAGTTCCCGCCCATGGACGGCGGGACGACGGTGGTGCCGCAGCCGGACCGGCGGGACGCCGGGGTGCTGGCCTTCACGGCCCATTCGGTGGTCTTCGCCGACGTCGACCCGGCGTGGGTGCGGGCGGAGCTGGCGGCGACCGGCAGCGACCCGCTCGCGGCGAGCATGAACCCCGGCTTTCTGGTGCGGCTGATGACCCGGACCGGCCGGCGGATGAACACGGTCGACCTGCTGACGGTCGCCGACGCCCTGCCGGGCCCGCCGCCGCTGGAGCTGCGGGAGATCGAGGACCCGGAGCACCCGCGGGTGGCGCGGGCGCTGAAGTACCGGGACGACGTACGGGTGTGGGCCGCGGACGGCGGGGTGCTGATCCTGGGGCGCGGGGTGGCAGGGCGCTGGGAGGCGGCCGTGGAGGTGGACGAGGCGGTGCGGCACCGGGGTCTGGGCCGGGCGCTGGCGACGGCGGCGCGCCATCTGACGCCGGGCGGGGTGGTCTGGGCGCAGCAGTCGCCCGGGAACGCGCGGAGCGTGCGGACGTTCCAGGCGGCCGGGTACCGACCGGTGGCCTCGGAGGCGCTGCTCACCGCCGCCTGA
- the glgX gene encoding glycogen debranching protein GlgX — protein MSSAAEQQAVEEHAPGRTAPPVWPGAPTPLGARCRVGPDGTRGTNFALWAGGAEAVELCLFAADGTETRLPLTELTHEIWHGFVPGVGPGQRYGYRVHGRWDPWTGARWNPAKLLLDPYARAVDGEFALPPEVYGHVRDWPQQHVADTVRDERDSAPHVPKGVVVRDDDDWSDDRRPKTPWQDSVIYELHVKGFTARHPGIPERLRGTYAGLAHPAAIDHLVRLGVTAVELLPVHQFAHEDHLLRRGLTNYWGYNSIGYFAPHAGYSSSGTTGQQVGEFKRMVRALHAAGIEVILDVVYNHTAEAGELGPTLSLKGIDNRGYYRLQSDARRYADYTGCGNTLHVVQPQVLRLITDSLRYWVTEMGVDGFRFDLAAALARSMHDVDMLSPFLAVIAQDPVLRRVKLIAEPWDVGNGGYQVGAFPPLWTEWNDRYRDAVRDFWRGALPDVRDLGYRLSGSSDLYAWGGRRPYASVNFVTAHDGFTLRDLVSYERKHNEANGEGNRDGTHDNRSWNCGAEGETDDPEVNALRLRQLRNLLTTLLLSTGVPMLVAGDEMGRTQGGNNNAYCQDNEIGWLDWSLPDDPGRGQLLALTRRLLALRHRHPVLRRRAFFSGRPQGADGLRDLAWFGPDGTEMTERDWYAPSATLALYLSGRDIPGRDERGEQVLDDSFLAVLHAGPRPLSFRLPGPPWAQTYERVLDTSLDDQTAPPGTLHPGGAVLDVGARSVVLLRVAG, from the coding sequence GTGTCGAGCGCAGCCGAACAGCAGGCGGTAGAGGAGCATGCCCCGGGACGGACCGCGCCCCCGGTCTGGCCGGGCGCGCCCACCCCCCTCGGGGCCCGCTGCCGGGTCGGACCGGACGGGACCCGGGGCACCAACTTCGCCCTCTGGGCGGGCGGCGCGGAGGCGGTCGAGCTCTGCCTCTTCGCCGCCGACGGCACCGAGACCCGTCTGCCGCTGACCGAGCTCACCCACGAGATCTGGCACGGCTTCGTGCCCGGCGTCGGACCCGGGCAGCGGTACGGCTACCGGGTGCACGGCCGGTGGGACCCGTGGACCGGCGCCCGCTGGAACCCGGCGAAGCTGCTCCTCGACCCGTACGCGCGGGCCGTCGACGGCGAGTTCGCGCTGCCGCCCGAGGTGTACGGGCACGTGCGGGACTGGCCGCAGCAGCACGTCGCCGACACCGTCCGCGACGAGCGGGACTCCGCCCCGCACGTCCCCAAGGGGGTCGTCGTGCGGGACGACGACGACTGGTCCGACGACCGCAGGCCCAAGACGCCCTGGCAGGACTCCGTCATCTACGAGCTGCACGTCAAGGGCTTCACCGCCCGGCACCCCGGCATCCCGGAGCGGCTGCGGGGCACGTACGCGGGGCTCGCCCACCCGGCCGCGATCGACCACCTCGTACGCCTCGGGGTGACGGCCGTCGAGCTGCTGCCGGTCCACCAGTTCGCCCACGAGGACCACCTGCTGCGCCGCGGCCTCACCAACTACTGGGGCTACAACTCGATCGGGTACTTCGCCCCGCACGCCGGCTACTCCTCGTCCGGCACCACCGGGCAGCAGGTCGGCGAGTTCAAGCGGATGGTCCGGGCGCTGCACGCGGCCGGCATCGAGGTCATCCTCGACGTCGTCTACAACCACACGGCGGAGGCGGGCGAACTCGGCCCGACCCTGTCCCTGAAGGGCATCGACAACCGCGGCTACTACCGGCTCCAGTCGGACGCCCGGCGCTACGCCGACTACACCGGCTGCGGCAACACCCTGCACGTCGTCCAGCCGCAGGTGCTCCGGCTCATCACCGACTCCCTGCGGTACTGGGTGACCGAGATGGGCGTCGACGGCTTCCGCTTCGACCTGGCGGCGGCGCTGGCCCGCTCGATGCACGACGTCGACATGCTGTCGCCGTTCCTCGCCGTCATCGCCCAGGACCCGGTGCTGCGCCGGGTGAAGCTCATCGCCGAACCGTGGGACGTCGGCAACGGCGGCTACCAGGTCGGCGCCTTCCCGCCGCTGTGGACCGAGTGGAACGACCGCTACCGGGACGCCGTACGGGACTTCTGGCGCGGCGCCCTGCCCGACGTGCGCGACCTCGGCTACCGGCTCTCCGGCTCCAGCGACCTCTACGCCTGGGGCGGCCGGCGGCCGTACGCCTCCGTCAACTTCGTCACCGCCCACGACGGCTTCACCCTCCGCGACCTGGTCAGTTACGAGCGCAAGCACAACGAGGCCAACGGGGAGGGCAACCGGGACGGCACCCACGACAACCGCTCCTGGAACTGCGGCGCGGAGGGCGAGACCGACGACCCGGAGGTGAACGCCCTCCGGCTCCGCCAGCTCCGCAACCTGCTCACCACGCTGCTGCTCTCCACCGGCGTGCCGATGCTCGTCGCGGGCGACGAGATGGGCCGCACCCAGGGCGGCAACAACAACGCGTACTGCCAGGACAACGAGATCGGCTGGCTCGACTGGTCCCTCCCCGACGACCCCGGCCGCGGCCAGCTCCTCGCCCTCACCCGGCGGCTGCTCGCGCTCCGGCACCGCCACCCGGTGCTGCGCCGCCGCGCCTTCTTCTCCGGCCGCCCCCAGGGCGCCGACGGGCTGCGCGACCTGGCCTGGTTCGGCCCCGACGGCACCGAGATGACCGAGCGGGACTGGTACGCGCCCTCCGCCACCCTCGCCCTCTATCTGTCGGGCCGCGACATACCGGGCCGTGACGAGCGGGGCGAGCAGGTCCTCGACGACAGCTTCCTCGCCGTCCTCCACGCGGGCCCCCGCCCCCTGTCCTTCCGCCTCCCGGGCCCGCCGTGGGCCCAGACGTACGAGCGCGTCCTGGACACGTCCCTCGACGACCAGACCGCGCCCCCGGGCACGCTCCACCCGGGCGGGGCGGTGCTCGACGTGGGGGCGCGGTCGGTGGTGCTGCTGCGGGTGGCGGGGTGA
- a CDS encoding Ig-like domain-containing protein, with product MNGQPISGTPARRRGLRLGALATGALLLVLTACGGEEPSGTADGAGAKGSGQGTAAPDNAASQAVVTVLPKDGADSVATSGALKVTAEQGKLTTVTVADSKGAPVEGKISADGASWEPLAHLSAGTQYKVHAIAKDAEGRESAKDTTFTTLVPKNTFIGHYTPEADTTVGVGMPVSINFTRGITDPEAVEKAIKVTAEPAVEIEGHWFGNDRLDFRPEEYWKAGTKVTVELNLDGVEGRPGVYGKQKKTYSFTIGRRQVSTVDASAKTMKVERDGQIIKTLPITAGAPSTTTYNGQMVISEKYKVTRMNGATVGFGGEYDIKDVPHAMRLSTSGTFVHGNYWAPKSTFGSQNVSHGCVGLSDTRGAGDSSTPAAWFYDRSIIGDVVIVKNSKDKQIKPENGLNGWNMSWAEWTA from the coding sequence GTGAACGGGCAGCCGATATCGGGGACGCCGGCGCGGCGGCGGGGGCTCCGCCTCGGGGCCCTGGCCACGGGGGCGCTGCTCCTCGTCCTGACCGCGTGCGGCGGCGAGGAGCCGTCCGGGACGGCGGACGGTGCCGGGGCCAAGGGCTCGGGCCAGGGGACCGCGGCCCCCGACAACGCCGCCTCGCAGGCGGTCGTGACCGTCCTGCCGAAGGACGGCGCCGACTCGGTCGCCACCAGCGGGGCCCTCAAGGTCACCGCCGAGCAGGGCAAGCTGACCACCGTGACGGTCGCCGACTCCAAGGGCGCCCCGGTCGAGGGGAAGATCTCGGCGGACGGCGCGAGCTGGGAGCCGCTGGCCCACCTGTCGGCCGGCACCCAGTACAAGGTCCACGCGATCGCGAAGGACGCCGAGGGCCGCGAGTCGGCGAAGGACACCACCTTCACGACCCTGGTCCCGAAGAACACCTTCATCGGCCACTACACGCCGGAGGCGGACACGACCGTCGGCGTGGGCATGCCGGTCTCCATCAACTTCACCCGGGGCATCACCGACCCCGAGGCCGTGGAGAAGGCCATCAAGGTCACGGCCGAGCCGGCCGTCGAGATCGAGGGCCACTGGTTCGGCAACGACCGCCTGGACTTCCGCCCCGAGGAGTACTGGAAGGCCGGCACGAAGGTCACGGTCGAGCTGAACCTGGACGGCGTCGAGGGCCGCCCGGGCGTCTACGGCAAGCAGAAGAAGACGTACTCCTTCACCATCGGCCGCCGTCAGGTCTCCACCGTCGACGCGAGCGCCAAGACGATGAAGGTCGAGCGCGACGGGCAGATCATCAAGACCCTGCCGATCACCGCGGGCGCCCCGTCCACGACCACGTACAACGGTCAGATGGTCATCAGCGAGAAGTACAAGGTGACCCGCATGAACGGGGCCACCGTCGGCTTCGGCGGCGAGTACGACATCAAGGACGTGCCGCACGCCATGCGCCTGTCCACCTCCGGCACCTTCGTGCACGGCAACTACTGGGCGCCGAAGTCCACCTTCGGCTCGCAGAACGTCAGCCACGGCTGCGTCGGCCTGTCGGACACCCGGGGCGCGGGCGACAGCTCCACCCCCGCCGCCTGGTTCTACGACCGGTCGATCATCGGTGACGTCGTCATCGTGAAGAACTCCAAGGACAAGCAGATCAAGCCGGAGAACGGCCTGAACGGCTGGAACATGTCCTGGGCGGAGTGGACCGCCTGA
- a CDS encoding L,D-transpeptidase, whose amino-acid sequence MTRVWERAGQFLAVAGLLVGLAGCTGSDGEGGVGLGLPGKARAPGDVIRVVPEDGSRAVPADGPLEVRVDSGRLERVSVTQVADGRRSAVPGTFSADGLSWRPAGATRLALAAKYSVDAVALDAHGRRSARHTTFTTVVPESRFIGYFTPENRSTVGAGMIVSFGFNRPIENRAEVERAIRVTADPPVEVVGHWFGKERLDFRPAAYWAPGTKVTVELGLRDVEGAPGVYGIQRKTVGFTVGRSQVSLVDAAAHTMEVRRDGRVLATLPITAGAPKTTTYNGKMVVTELYDVTRMNGATVGFGGEYDIKDVPHAMRLTESGTFIHGNYWADASTFGSANVSHGCVGLRDVKGGGSDTPAGWFFDRSLIGDVVEVVNSRDRKVAPDNGLGGWNLDWAAWKAGSALR is encoded by the coding sequence GTGACACGTGTATGGGAACGGGCCGGACAATTCCTCGCGGTCGCGGGGCTCCTCGTGGGTCTCGCCGGCTGCACCGGATCGGACGGGGAAGGAGGCGTCGGCCTGGGGCTTCCCGGCAAGGCGCGGGCCCCCGGCGACGTGATCCGGGTCGTCCCGGAGGACGGCAGCCGCGCGGTGCCCGCCGACGGCCCCCTGGAGGTACGGGTGGACAGCGGGCGGCTCGAACGGGTGAGCGTGACCCAGGTGGCGGACGGGCGCCGGTCCGCCGTCCCCGGCACGTTCTCGGCCGACGGGCTGAGCTGGCGGCCCGCCGGCGCCACCCGGCTCGCGCTCGCCGCGAAGTACAGCGTGGACGCGGTGGCGCTCGACGCGCACGGGCGCCGCTCGGCCCGGCACACCACCTTCACCACGGTGGTGCCGGAGAGCCGGTTCATCGGCTACTTCACGCCGGAGAACCGTTCCACTGTCGGCGCCGGCATGATCGTCTCCTTCGGCTTCAACCGCCCGATCGAGAACCGGGCCGAGGTGGAGCGGGCCATCCGGGTCACCGCCGACCCGCCGGTCGAGGTCGTCGGCCACTGGTTCGGCAAGGAGCGGCTCGACTTCCGCCCCGCCGCGTACTGGGCGCCCGGCACGAAGGTGACGGTCGAGCTGGGGCTCCGGGACGTCGAGGGCGCCCCCGGCGTCTACGGCATCCAGCGCAAGACGGTCGGCTTCACGGTCGGCCGCTCCCAGGTCTCCCTGGTCGACGCCGCCGCCCACACGATGGAGGTGCGGCGGGACGGGCGGGTCCTCGCCACCCTGCCGATCACCGCGGGCGCGCCGAAGACCACCACGTACAACGGCAAGATGGTGGTGACCGAGCTGTACGACGTGACCCGGATGAACGGGGCCACCGTCGGCTTCGGCGGCGAGTACGACATCAAGGACGTGCCGCACGCGATGCGGCTCACCGAGTCGGGCACCTTCATCCACGGCAACTACTGGGCCGACGCCTCCACCTTCGGCTCCGCCAACGTCAGCCACGGCTGCGTGGGGCTGCGGGACGTGAAGGGCGGCGGCTCCGACACCCCGGCGGGCTGGTTCTTCGACCGGAGCCTGATCGGCGACGTCGTCGAGGTGGTCAACTCCCGGGACCGGAAGGTCGCCCCGGACAACGGTCTCGGCGGCTGGAACCTGGACTGGGCGGCCTGGAAGGCGGGTTCCGCCCTCCGCTGA
- the glyA gene encoding serine hydroxymethyltransferase: MSLLNTPLHELDPDVAATVDAELRRQQSTLEMIASENFAPVAVMEAQGSVLTNKYAEGYPGRRYYGGCEHVDVAEQIAIDRIKDLFGAEYANVQPHSGASANQAALFAMAQPGDTILGLDLAHGGHLTHGMRLNFSGKQFNVVAYHVDEAGLVDMAEVERLAKEHRPKVIIAGWSAYPRQLDFAEFRRIADEVEAYLWVDMAHFAGLVAAGLHPNPVAYADVVTSTTHKTLGGPRGGVILAKKEFAKKLNSSVFPGFQGGPLEHVIAAKAVSFKVAASEEFKERQQRTLDGARILAERLVQDDVTAHGVSVLSGGTDVHLVLVDLRNSELDGQQAEDRLHEVGITVNRNAVPNDPRPPMVTSGLRIGTPALATRGFGAEDFTEVADIIAEALKPGYDEDKAAALKARVTALADKHPLYPGLK, from the coding sequence ATGTCGCTTCTGAACACTCCCCTCCACGAGCTGGACCCCGACGTCGCCGCCACCGTCGACGCCGAGCTCCGCCGTCAGCAGTCCACCCTCGAGATGATCGCCTCGGAGAACTTCGCTCCGGTCGCGGTCATGGAGGCCCAGGGCTCCGTCCTCACCAACAAGTACGCCGAGGGCTACCCGGGCCGCCGCTACTACGGCGGCTGCGAGCACGTCGACGTGGCCGAGCAGATCGCGATCGACCGGATCAAGGACCTGTTCGGCGCCGAGTACGCCAACGTGCAGCCGCACTCCGGCGCCTCCGCCAACCAGGCCGCGCTCTTCGCGATGGCCCAGCCGGGCGACACGATCCTCGGCCTGGACCTGGCGCACGGCGGTCACCTGACCCACGGCATGCGCCTGAACTTCTCGGGCAAGCAGTTCAACGTGGTCGCGTACCACGTGGACGAGGCCGGCCTGGTCGACATGGCCGAGGTCGAGCGCCTGGCCAAGGAGCACCGCCCGAAGGTGATCATCGCCGGCTGGTCGGCGTACCCGCGTCAGCTGGACTTCGCGGAGTTCCGCCGGATCGCCGACGAGGTCGAGGCGTACCTGTGGGTCGACATGGCCCACTTCGCCGGCCTGGTCGCGGCCGGTCTGCACCCGAACCCGGTCGCGTACGCGGACGTGGTGACCTCCACCACGCACAAGACGCTCGGCGGCCCGCGCGGCGGCGTCATCCTGGCGAAGAAGGAGTTCGCGAAGAAGCTGAACTCCTCGGTCTTCCCCGGCTTCCAGGGCGGCCCGCTGGAGCACGTGATCGCGGCCAAGGCGGTCTCCTTCAAGGTCGCGGCCTCGGAGGAGTTCAAGGAGCGCCAGCAGCGCACCCTGGACGGCGCCCGGATCCTGGCCGAGCGCCTGGTCCAGGACGACGTCACGGCGCACGGCGTCTCGGTCCTCTCCGGCGGCACCGACGTGCACCTGGTCCTGGTGGACCTGCGGAACTCGGAGCTCGACGGCCAGCAGGCCGAGGACCGGCTCCACGAGGTCGGCATCACGGTCAACCGGAACGCCGTCCCGAACGACCCGCGCCCGCCGATGGTCACCTCCGGCCTGCGCATCGGCACGCCGGCCCTCGCCACCCGCGGCTTCGGGGCCGAGGACTTCACCGAGGTCGCCGACATCATCGCCGAGGCCCTCAAGCCGGGCTACGACGAGGACAAGGCCGCGGCGCTGAAGGCCCGCGTGACGGCGCTGGCCGACAAGCACCCGCTGTACCCCGGCCTGAAGTAA
- a CDS encoding CopD family protein → MTLPGPLGTPSRRGAAVLAAAAVLGVLAVALLGAGLARTGTGELRIPAAGTTTLLRILLLAGLALAVGELAGTRLAGDGPLPRRLAAPGALLAAAASAALLLLLAAVSGLSLPVVYGLREGRLLLVTANACLLAAVCAASRRPGLAALPLAAAIVAEALRAHPESAGFGVGAGLTVVHLTAASLWTGSLLYVLRVLRLRGGGREVLLRYARMAAFVYAALAVTGTVSTLRRLPLDVVLGTAYGRVLLVKLALFGGASLLALMARSRLMSGADARPPARIELTALAVIVALSALLTVVPDPHWIRS, encoded by the coding sequence GTGACGCTTCCCGGACCCCTCGGCACCCCGAGCCGTCGAGGCGCCGCGGTGCTCGCCGCCGCCGCCGTCCTCGGCGTCCTCGCCGTCGCCCTCCTGGGCGCCGGCCTCGCCCGGACAGGCACCGGTGAACTGCGGATACCCGCGGCCGGCACCACCACCCTGCTCCGGATCCTCCTCCTCGCCGGACTGGCCCTCGCCGTCGGCGAACTCGCCGGCACCCGGCTGGCCGGCGACGGCCCCCTGCCGCGCCGCCTGGCTGCCCCCGGCGCCCTGCTCGCCGCGGCCGCCTCCGCCGCCCTCCTGCTCCTCCTCGCCGCCGTCAGCGGGCTGAGCCTCCCCGTCGTCTACGGGCTCCGCGAGGGCCGGCTGCTGCTGGTCACCGCCAACGCCTGTCTGCTCGCCGCGGTCTGCGCCGCCTCCCGGCGCCCCGGCCTCGCCGCCCTCCCGCTCGCCGCCGCGATCGTCGCCGAGGCGCTGCGCGCCCACCCCGAGAGCGCCGGCTTCGGCGTCGGCGCCGGACTCACCGTCGTCCACCTCACCGCCGCCTCGCTCTGGACCGGCTCCCTGCTGTACGTCCTCCGGGTGCTGCGGCTGCGCGGCGGCGGCCGCGAGGTGCTGCTCCGGTACGCCCGGATGGCCGCCTTCGTCTACGCCGCCCTGGCCGTCACCGGCACCGTCTCCACGCTGCGCCGGCTGCCGCTGGACGTCGTGCTGGGGACCGCGTACGGCAGGGTCCTGCTCGTGAAGCTCGCCCTCTTCGGCGGCGCCAGCCTGCTGGCCCTGATGGCCCGCTCCCGCCTGATGTCCGGCGCCGACGCCCGCCCCCCGGCCCGGATCGAGCTCACCGCCCTCGCGGTGATCGTGGCCCTCTCCGCCCTCCTCACGGTGGTGCCGGACCCGCACTGGATCCGCTCCTGA
- a CDS encoding enoyl-CoA hydratase/isomerase family protein, with protein MTVNLEVADGVGTIRLDRPPMNALDIATQDRLRELAQEATDRDDVRAVVLYGGEKVFAAGADIKEMQVMDHVAMVERSRALQDSFTAVARIPKPVVAAITGYALGGGCELALCADYRIAADNAKLGQPEILLGLIPGAGGTQRLSRLVGPSRAKDLIFTGRMVKADEALTLGLVDWVVPAAEVYEQAHAWAAKLAQGPAVALRAAKEAVDQGLEADIDTGLALERTWFSALFATADRETGMRSFVEEGPGKAKFA; from the coding sequence ATGACTGTGAACCTCGAAGTCGCCGACGGCGTCGGCACGATCCGTCTCGACCGCCCGCCGATGAACGCCCTGGACATCGCCACCCAGGACCGGCTGCGCGAGCTGGCCCAGGAGGCCACCGACCGCGACGACGTGCGGGCCGTCGTCCTCTACGGCGGCGAGAAGGTCTTCGCGGCCGGCGCGGACATCAAGGAGATGCAGGTCATGGACCACGTGGCCATGGTCGAGCGGTCCCGCGCGCTCCAGGACTCCTTCACCGCCGTCGCCCGCATCCCCAAGCCGGTCGTCGCCGCGATCACCGGCTACGCGCTCGGCGGTGGCTGCGAACTCGCCCTCTGCGCCGACTACCGGATCGCCGCCGACAACGCGAAGCTCGGCCAGCCCGAGATCCTGCTCGGCCTGATCCCCGGCGCCGGCGGCACCCAGCGGCTGTCCCGGCTCGTCGGTCCCTCCAGGGCCAAGGACCTCATCTTCACCGGCCGGATGGTGAAGGCCGACGAGGCGCTCACGCTCGGCCTGGTCGACTGGGTCGTCCCGGCCGCCGAGGTGTACGAGCAGGCGCACGCCTGGGCGGCGAAGCTGGCCCAGGGCCCGGCGGTGGCGCTGCGCGCCGCCAAGGAGGCCGTCGACCAGGGCCTGGAGGCCGACATCGACACCGGGCTCGCCCTCGAACGCACCTGGTTCTCGGCGCTGTTCGCCACCGCCGACCGCGAGACCGGCATGCGCAGCTTCGTCGAGGAGGGCCCGGGCAAGGCGAAGTTCGCCTGA
- a CDS encoding EF-hand domain-containing protein codes for MADIESARTAFNRYDVDGDGFITAAEYKSVMAQLGDFNVTETVAEALIKQRDDNGDGRLSWDEFWSHLSKA; via the coding sequence GTGGCGGACATCGAGTCGGCACGCACGGCATTCAACCGGTACGACGTGGACGGGGACGGCTTCATCACCGCCGCGGAGTACAAGAGCGTCATGGCCCAGCTGGGTGACTTCAACGTCACCGAGACGGTCGCCGAGGCCCTCATCAAGCAGCGCGACGACAACGGCGACGGCCGCCTGTCGTGGGACGAGTTCTGGTCCCACCTCAGCAAGGCGTGA
- a CDS encoding L-serine ammonia-lyase, with the protein MAISVFDLFSIGIGPSSSHTVGPMRAARMFARRLKNEGLLARTASVRAELYGSLGATGHGHGTPKAVLLGLEGNSPRTVDVESADDEFERIKASGRINLLGAHEIPFSFDDDLVLHRRKALPYHANGMTVFAYDAEGGLVLEKTYYSVGGGFVVDEDAVAGENPIIPDDTVLKYPFRTGDELLRLTKETGLSISSLMLENEKAWRTEEEIRAGLLEIWRVMQSCVSRGMSREGILPGGLKVRRRAATSARKLRSEGDPAAHAMEWITLYAMAVNEENAAGGRVVTAPTNGAAGIIPAVLHYYMNFVPGADEDGIVRFLLAAGAVGMLFKENASISGAEVGCQGEVGSACSMAAGALAEVLGGSPEQVENAAEIGMEHNLGLTCDPVGGLVQIPCIERNGMAAVKAVTAAKMSMRGDGSHLVSLDKVIKTMKETGADMSVKYKETARGGLAVNIIEC; encoded by the coding sequence GTGGCCATCTCGGTCTTCGACCTGTTCTCGATCGGCATCGGCCCGTCGAGCTCCCACACGGTGGGCCCCATGCGCGCGGCCCGGATGTTCGCCCGCCGGCTGAAGAACGAGGGCCTCCTGGCGCGGACGGCCTCGGTCCGGGCCGAGCTGTACGGCTCGCTGGGCGCGACCGGCCACGGCCACGGGACCCCGAAGGCGGTCCTCCTCGGCCTGGAAGGGAACTCGCCGCGCACGGTCGACGTGGAGAGCGCCGACGACGAGTTCGAGCGGATCAAGGCGAGCGGGCGGATCAACCTGCTCGGCGCCCACGAGATCCCGTTCTCCTTCGACGACGACCTCGTCCTGCACCGCCGCAAGGCGCTGCCCTACCACGCCAACGGCATGACGGTCTTCGCGTACGACGCCGAGGGCGGGCTCGTCCTGGAGAAGACGTACTACTCGGTCGGCGGCGGCTTCGTCGTCGACGAGGACGCGGTGGCGGGCGAGAACCCGATCATCCCGGACGACACCGTCCTGAAGTACCCCTTCCGCACCGGCGACGAGCTGCTCCGCCTCACCAAGGAGACCGGCCTGTCGATCTCCTCGCTGATGCTGGAGAACGAGAAGGCGTGGCGGACCGAGGAGGAGATCCGCGCGGGGCTCCTGGAGATCTGGCGGGTCATGCAGTCCTGCGTCTCGCGCGGCATGTCCCGCGAGGGCATCCTCCCCGGCGGCCTGAAGGTCCGCCGCCGCGCCGCGACCTCCGCCCGCAAGCTGCGCTCCGAGGGCGACCCGGCGGCGCACGCGATGGAGTGGATCACGCTCTACGCCATGGCGGTGAACGAGGAGAACGCGGCGGGCGGCCGGGTGGTCACCGCCCCGACCAACGGCGCGGCCGGCATCATCCCCGCCGTCCTGCACTACTACATGAACTTCGTCCCGGGCGCCGACGAGGACGGCATCGTCCGCTTCCTCCTGGCGGCGGGCGCGGTCGGCATGCTCTTCAAGGAGAACGCCTCGATCTCCGGCGCCGAGGTCGGCTGCCAGGGCGAGGTCGGCTCGGCCTGCTCGATGGCGGCGGGCGCCCTCGCCGAGGTCCTGGGCGGCTCCCCCGAGCAGGTGGAGAACGCGGCCGAGATCGGCATGGAGCACAACCTGGGCCTGACCTGCGACCCGGTCGGCGGCCTGGTCCAGATCCCCTGCATCGAGCGGAACGGCATGGCGGCGGTCAAGGCCGTGACGGCGGCGAAGATGTCGATGCGCGGCGACGGCAGCCACCTGGTCTCCCTCGACAAGGTCATCAAGACCATGAAGGAGACCGGCGCGGACATGAGCGTCAAGTACAAGGAGACCGCCCGCGGCGGCCTCGCGGTGAACATCATCGAGTGCTGA
- the gcvH gene encoding glycine cleavage system protein GcvH, producing MSNPQQLRYSKEHEWLSAVEDGVATVGITEHAANALGDIVFVQLPEVGSTVTATEECGELESTKSVSELYSPVTGEVVEANQDVVDDPSLVNSAPFEGGWLFKVRLTAEQDDLLTADEYTAFTAG from the coding sequence ATGAGCAACCCCCAGCAGCTTCGCTACAGCAAGGAGCACGAGTGGCTGTCGGCCGTCGAGGACGGCGTCGCCACGGTCGGCATCACCGAGCACGCGGCCAACGCCCTCGGTGACATCGTGTTCGTCCAGCTCCCCGAGGTCGGCTCCACCGTGACCGCGACCGAGGAGTGCGGCGAGCTGGAGTCGACCAAGTCCGTGAGCGAGCTGTACTCCCCGGTGACCGGCGAGGTCGTCGAGGCGAACCAGGACGTCGTGGACGACCCGTCGCTGGTGAACTCCGCTCCGTTCGAGGGCGGCTGGCTGTTCAAGGTGCGCCTCACGGCCGAGCAGGACGACCTGCTCACCGCCGACGAGTACACCGCCTTCACCGCAGGCTGA